In the Flavobacterium acetivorans genome, one interval contains:
- a CDS encoding 2-oxoglutarate dehydrogenase E1 component translates to MDRFSFLNAAHTEFFAQLYDQYLENPDSVEPSWRSFFQGFDFGMATYNDENPATYIANVAAGAIECAPISEKLQKEFNVLKLIDGYRSRGHLFTKTNPVRDRRTSTPTLDIENFGLSSSDLNTVFDAAKIIGKAPCSLSDIIKHLDTIYCQHIGVEYMYIRNPGVIKWIQDKLGVNDNLPNFSSEEKKSILNKLNEAVSFENFLHTKYVGQKRFSLEGGETIIPALDALIEKAAEKGVEQFVMGMAHRGRLNVLANIFGKSTQDIFGEFDGKDYDQEYFDGDVKYHLGLTADKVTASGKKININLAPNPSHLETVGAVIEGITRAKQDKYFPDDFSKVLPIAVHGDAAIAGQGILYEIIQMAQLDGYKTGGTIHIVINNQVGFTTNYTDARSSKYCTDVAKVTLSPVLHVNADDAEAVVHAMAFALDYRMEFGRDVFIDLLGYRKYGHNEGDEPRFTQPVLYKLIAKHKNPRDIYAEKLLSESVIDATYVNGLEVEYKSNLEINLEASRKKDLTIITPFMKNEWKGFEQVSDAQMLQKVDTSYSKEGLTQVANAVCNLPSDKKFIKKTEKLINDRKTMFFETNQLDWGMGEHLAYGSLLQEGYDVRISGQDVERGTFSHRHAVVKVEDSEEEVTLINSLEGAKGKFHIFNSFLSEYGVLGFDYGYALANPNTLTIWEAQFGDFSNGAQIMIDQYISCGEDKWNNQNGIVLLLPHGYEGQGAEHSSARMERYLQLCARHNMYVADCTTPANFFHLLRRQMKTTFRKPLIVFTPKSLLRDPRCVSSIEEFTSGSFQETIDDTTVNKADVKTLVFCTGKFYYDITAERENNGRKDVAVVRIEQLFPLPVEQLKAIIAQYPNADDYVWAQEEPKNMGAYSYMLMNFDLVKWRLASLKAYSAPASGSYTRAKRRHADAIRMVFDKDLFRC, encoded by the coding sequence ATGGATAGGTTTTCATTTTTAAACGCAGCACATACCGAGTTTTTTGCACAATTATACGATCAATATTTAGAGAATCCAGATAGCGTAGAGCCAAGCTGGAGAAGTTTCTTTCAAGGTTTTGACTTTGGAATGGCTACTTATAACGATGAAAACCCAGCAACTTACATTGCAAATGTTGCTGCTGGAGCTATAGAATGTGCACCTATTTCTGAAAAACTTCAAAAAGAATTTAACGTATTAAAACTGATCGACGGCTATCGTTCTCGTGGTCATTTGTTTACAAAAACAAATCCGGTTCGTGATCGTAGAACATCAACGCCTACTTTGGATATCGAGAATTTTGGTCTTTCAAGTTCCGATTTGAATACTGTTTTTGATGCAGCTAAGATTATAGGTAAAGCACCTTGTTCGCTTTCAGATATTATTAAGCATCTTGATACTATTTACTGTCAGCACATTGGTGTAGAGTATATGTATATCAGGAATCCTGGCGTTATTAAATGGATTCAAGATAAGCTAGGTGTAAATGATAATTTGCCTAATTTCTCTAGCGAGGAGAAAAAATCAATTTTAAATAAATTGAATGAGGCAGTTTCTTTTGAGAATTTCTTGCATACAAAATACGTAGGTCAAAAACGTTTTTCTCTTGAAGGAGGAGAAACAATTATTCCTGCATTGGACGCTTTGATCGAAAAAGCAGCCGAAAAAGGAGTGGAACAATTCGTTATGGGAATGGCACATCGTGGTCGTTTGAACGTTTTGGCTAATATTTTTGGTAAATCTACTCAGGATATTTTCGGAGAGTTTGATGGTAAAGATTACGATCAGGAATATTTTGACGGAGACGTAAAATACCATTTAGGTTTAACAGCTGATAAAGTAACGGCTTCAGGTAAAAAAATAAACATTAATTTAGCGCCAAATCCTTCGCATCTAGAAACGGTAGGTGCTGTAATTGAAGGAATTACCAGAGCGAAACAAGATAAGTATTTCCCGGATGATTTTTCAAAAGTATTGCCAATTGCCGTTCACGGTGATGCTGCAATTGCTGGTCAAGGTATTTTATACGAGATCATTCAAATGGCACAGCTTGACGGTTACAAGACAGGAGGTACTATTCATATTGTAATTAATAATCAAGTAGGATTTACTACAAATTATACTGATGCCCGTTCTTCTAAATATTGTACAGATGTGGCCAAAGTTACGCTTTCGCCGGTATTGCATGTCAATGCCGATGATGCAGAAGCGGTGGTACATGCTATGGCATTTGCTTTGGATTATAGAATGGAATTTGGACGCGATGTATTTATTGATTTATTAGGCTATAGAAAATACGGGCATAATGAAGGAGATGAACCTCGTTTTACACAGCCGGTATTGTATAAGCTTATTGCAAAACACAAAAATCCTAGAGATATTTATGCAGAGAAATTATTGTCAGAAAGTGTTATAGATGCTACTTATGTCAATGGTTTAGAGGTAGAATATAAATCGAATTTAGAGATCAATTTGGAAGCTTCACGCAAAAAAGATTTGACCATTATCACTCCATTTATGAAAAATGAATGGAAAGGTTTTGAGCAGGTTTCTGATGCCCAAATGTTGCAAAAGGTGGATACTTCTTATTCTAAAGAAGGTTTGACTCAGGTGGCAAATGCCGTTTGTAATTTGCCTTCGGATAAAAAATTTATCAAAAAGACTGAAAAATTAATAAACGACAGAAAAACCATGTTCTTTGAAACCAATCAATTAGATTGGGGAATGGGAGAGCATTTGGCTTATGGATCTTTATTACAGGAAGGTTATGATGTTCGAATTTCCGGTCAGGATGTGGAACGTGGGACTTTCTCTCACCGTCATGCTGTGGTTAAGGTAGAAGATTCGGAAGAAGAAGTAACATTAATAAATAGCTTAGAAGGAGCAAAGGGGAAATTCCATATTTTTAATTCCTTCTTGTCAGAATACGGTGTTTTAGGTTTTGATTATGGTTATGCTTTGGCGAATCCTAATACATTGACCATTTGGGAAGCACAGTTTGGGGATTTCTCTAATGGAGCCCAAATTATGATTGACCAATACATCTCTTGTGGAGAAGACAAATGGAACAACCAAAATGGAATTGTTTTACTATTGCCTCACGGATACGAGGGACAAGGTGCAGAGCACTCTTCGGCTAGAATGGAAAGATATTTGCAGCTTTGTGCCAGACACAATATGTATGTTGCCGATTGTACAACTCCGGCAAACTTCTTTCACTTGCTAAGAAGACAAATGAAAACTACTTTCCGTAAGCCACTTATCGTGTTTACCCCAAAGAGTTTATTGCGTGATCCAAGATGCGTTTCCTCAATAGAAGAATTCACTAGCGGAAGTTTTCAAGAAACAATTGATGATACAACAGTAAACAAAGCGGATGTAAAAACTTTGGTTTTCTGTACGGGTAAATTCTATTATGACATCACTGCTGAAAGAGAAAATAACGGACGCAAAGATGTTGCCGTGGTAAGAATTGAACAATTATTCCCATTACCGGTTGAACAATTAAAAGCAATTATCGCTCAATATCCAAACGCTGATGATTATGTTTGGGCGCAAGAGGAACCAAAAAACATGGGAGCATACAGCTACATGTTGATGAATTTTGACTTAGTCAAATGGAGATTAGCTTCGTTAAAAGCCTATTCAGCACCGGCTTCAGGAAGTTATACCAGAGCAAAACGCCGTCATGCCGATGCTATCAGAATGGTTTTTGACAAAGATTTATTCAGATGTTAG
- a CDS encoding 1-acyl-sn-glycerol-3-phosphate acyltransferase, producing MQKFDAIRPFYDSEINNAILNVIDHPMMKALMNFTFPDVADEVWKEQLRKTHSIRDFQCNFIYNTIQNVLQRSSDGLSTSGFEKLEKNQSYLFISNHRDIVLDTTLLNVALFEHGLVMTASAIGDNLVKKDFLNVLAKMNRNFLVQRGLTPREMLQSSKTLSEYIGHLLQHENRSVWIAQREGRTKDGNDATNPGVLKMLAMGSDEENLMDYFRKIKVVPVSISYEYDPTDVLKIPQLLAEANNEVYIKEKNEDFMTLLSGVMGQKKRIHIHIGDVLDKEIDVIKEEFDNSNKQIQGLAQLIDDSILSNYKLWPTNYIAYDILNKTDAHASFYTANEKSLFERRLDMRIDAENPIALQGLLDMYANPVVNKLKYVDEL from the coding sequence ATGCAAAAATTTGACGCTATTCGGCCATTTTATGATTCCGAAATTAATAATGCTATTCTCAATGTGATCGATCATCCGATGATGAAAGCATTGATGAATTTTACTTTCCCTGATGTGGCTGATGAAGTTTGGAAAGAGCAACTAAGAAAAACGCATTCCATTCGCGATTTCCAATGTAATTTTATCTACAATACAATACAAAATGTCCTTCAAAGAAGTTCTGATGGTTTGTCGACTTCTGGTTTTGAAAAGCTAGAAAAGAACCAGTCTTATTTATTTATATCCAATCATAGAGATATTGTTTTGGATACGACTTTGCTCAATGTTGCCCTATTTGAACATGGCTTAGTAATGACGGCGTCGGCAATTGGAGATAATTTGGTTAAGAAAGATTTCCTGAATGTCTTAGCCAAAATGAATCGTAATTTTTTAGTGCAACGCGGTTTAACACCACGTGAGATGTTGCAAAGTTCTAAAACTTTATCAGAATATATTGGTCATTTATTGCAACATGAAAACAGATCCGTTTGGATTGCGCAACGTGAAGGAAGAACCAAAGACGGTAATGATGCCACCAATCCGGGAGTTTTAAAAATGCTGGCAATGGGTTCTGATGAAGAAAATCTGATGGATTATTTCAGAAAGATAAAGGTGGTTCCTGTTTCTATTTCGTATGAATATGATCCGACTGATGTTTTAAAAATTCCGCAATTATTGGCTGAAGCTAATAATGAGGTGTATATCAAAGAGAAAAATGAGGATTTCATGACGCTTCTCAGTGGTGTTATGGGACAAAAGAAGAGAATTCACATCCATATAGGAGATGTTCTTGATAAAGAAATTGATGTTATCAAAGAAGAATTTGATAATTCAAACAAGCAAATACAAGGTTTGGCGCAATTGATTGATGATTCTATATTGAGCAATTACAAGTTGTGGCCTACAAACTATATTGCGTATGATATTTTGAATAAAACCGATGCTCATGCTTCTTTCTATACGGCAAACGAGAAATCGCTTTTTGAACGCAGATTAGATATGCGAATTGATGCCGAAAATCCTATTGCACTGCAAGGTTTATTAGATATGTATGCTAATCCGGTTGTGAATAAATTGAAGTATGTAGATGAACTCTAA
- a CDS encoding retropepsin-like aspartic protease, with protein sequence MKNLHEILKKEKYKKIKFKLTKTQHLLIKAKINGVKGNFILDTGASNSCIGFDSVELFQLNAIDSKTKASGAGATGMHTQTALNNHLQLGSWKSSDFDLVIFDLSHVNEALQQYKAKPVHGIIGADVLMKGKAIVDYYNHYLYLLQ encoded by the coding sequence ATGAAAAACCTACACGAAATTCTTAAAAAAGAAAAATACAAAAAGATAAAATTCAAATTAACCAAGACTCAACACCTATTGATAAAGGCCAAAATCAACGGTGTCAAAGGGAATTTCATCTTAGATACTGGTGCTTCGAATAGTTGTATTGGTTTCGATTCTGTCGAATTATTTCAACTAAATGCCATCGATTCTAAAACCAAGGCTTCGGGAGCGGGAGCGACGGGAATGCATACCCAGACCGCATTAAACAACCACTTGCAATTGGGATCTTGGAAAAGCAGCGACTTTGATTTAGTTATTTTTGATTTATCACATGTTAACGAAGCACTACAACAATACAAGGCAAAACCCGTACATGGTATTATAGGAGCTGATGTTCTAATGAAAGGAAAAGCTATTGTAGATTATTACAATCACTATCTCTATTTATTACAATAA
- a CDS encoding TatD family hydrolase, translating to MIITDTHTHLYSEEFNQDRNEMMQRALDGGVSRFFIPAIDSSCTASMYDLEKKYPENVFLMMGLHPTYVKDNYLNELKHVEEELAKRKFYAIGEIGIDLYWDKTHLKEQQIAFRRQIQLAKKYKLPIVIHCREAFDEIFEILEEEKGTDLFGIFHCFTGTHEQALQAISYNMKLGIGGVVTFKNGKIDQFLNQIDLSHIVLETDSPYLAPIPFRGKRNESSYLINVVEKLAHIYGLSTEEIATITTENSKIIFGI from the coding sequence ATGATAATTACCGATACTCATACCCATTTATATAGTGAAGAATTTAATCAGGACCGAAACGAAATGATGCAACGCGCCCTAGATGGCGGTGTTTCAAGGTTCTTTATTCCTGCAATAGATTCCAGTTGTACTGCAAGCATGTATGATTTGGAGAAAAAATATCCTGAAAATGTCTTCCTGATGATGGGTTTACATCCCACTTATGTCAAAGATAATTATTTGAATGAGTTAAAGCATGTTGAAGAGGAATTGGCTAAGCGGAAATTCTACGCCATCGGAGAAATTGGGATTGATCTGTATTGGGACAAAACCCATTTAAAGGAACAACAAATCGCTTTTAGAAGACAAATCCAATTGGCAAAAAAATATAAATTACCTATTGTAATTCATTGTCGCGAAGCTTTCGATGAAATATTCGAAATTTTAGAAGAAGAAAAAGGAACGGATTTATTTGGAATTTTTCATTGTTTCACCGGAACCCACGAACAGGCTTTACAGGCCATATCCTATAATATGAAATTGGGAATTGGCGGTGTTGTGACTTTCAAAAACGGGAAAATAGACCAGTTTTTGAATCAAATTGATTTGAGTCACATTGTTTTAGAAACGGATTCTCCTTATCTGGCTCCGATTCCTTTTCGAGGAAAGAGAAATGAAAGCAGCTATCTGATAAATGTTGTAGAGAAATTAGCTCATATTTATGGTCTTTCTACAGAAGAAATCGCAACTATAACAACTGAAAATTCTAAGATAATTTTCGGGATTTAA
- the odhB gene encoding 2-oxoglutarate dehydrogenase complex dihydrolipoyllysine-residue succinyltransferase: MILEMKVPSPGESIKEVEIATWLVKDGDYVEKDQAIAEVDSDKATLELPAEASGIITLKAEEGDAVAVGAVVCLIDTAAAKPSGSAAAPVAAAVEAPKAAPAPAPVAAPATTYASGTPSPAARKILDEKNITPASITGTGKDGRITKEDAVNAVPSMGTPTGGSRGTERTKLSMLRRKVAERLVAAKNETAMLTTFNEVNMTPINLIRNEYKDAFKAKHGGVGLGYMSFFTKAVTRALQLYPDVNSMMDGDYKVAYDFCDISIAVSGPKGLMVPVVRNAENLTFRGVEAEIKRLALRARDGQITVDDMTGGTFTITNGGVFGSMLSTPIINPPQSGILGMHNIIERPIAVNGKVEIHPMMYVALSYDHRIIDGRESVGFLVAVKEALENPMELLMDNNPKKALEL, translated from the coding sequence ATGATTTTAGAAATGAAAGTCCCATCACCTGGGGAATCAATAAAAGAAGTTGAAATTGCAACTTGGTTAGTAAAAGACGGAGATTATGTAGAGAAAGACCAAGCAATTGCTGAGGTTGATTCTGATAAAGCAACATTGGAATTGCCAGCTGAAGCTAGCGGAATTATCACGTTAAAAGCCGAAGAAGGTGACGCAGTAGCGGTAGGGGCAGTAGTTTGTTTAATTGATACCGCAGCAGCTAAGCCATCAGGTTCAGCAGCAGCTCCGGTGGCAGCAGCAGTTGAAGCTCCAAAAGCAGCACCGGCTCCAGCTCCAGTTGCAGCTCCAGCAACAACTTATGCTTCAGGGACTCCATCTCCGGCAGCAAGAAAAATATTAGACGAAAAAAATATAACGCCTGCTTCCATTACTGGAACAGGAAAAGACGGAAGAATCACTAAAGAAGATGCCGTAAATGCAGTGCCTTCAATGGGAACTCCTACAGGAGGATCTAGAGGAACTGAACGTACAAAATTATCAATGTTACGTCGTAAAGTAGCTGAAAGATTAGTTGCGGCCAAAAACGAAACAGCCATGTTGACTACTTTCAACGAAGTAAACATGACGCCAATCAACTTGATTCGTAACGAATACAAAGATGCGTTTAAGGCAAAACATGGCGGAGTTGGATTAGGATATATGTCATTCTTTACCAAAGCGGTTACTAGAGCTTTGCAATTGTATCCTGACGTAAATTCTATGATGGATGGCGATTATAAAGTGGCTTACGATTTCTGCGATATCTCTATCGCTGTTTCAGGACCAAAAGGATTAATGGTTCCTGTTGTTCGTAACGCTGAGAATTTGACTTTCCGTGGTGTTGAGGCTGAAATCAAAAGATTAGCTCTTAGAGCACGTGACGGTCAAATCACCGTTGACGATATGACAGGTGGTACTTTTACAATTACCAATGGTGGTGTATTTGGATCGATGTTGTCTACGCCAATTATCAACCCTCCTCAGTCTGGAATTTTGGGAATGCACAACATTATCGAGCGTCCGATTGCCGTAAACGGAAAAGTGGAAATTCACCCAATGATGTATGTGGCACTTTCTTATGACCACAGAATTATCGATGGTCGTGAGTCAGTTGGTTTCTTGGTGGCTGTTAAAGAAGCTTTAGAAAATCCAATGGAATTGTTGATGGATAACAATCCTAAAAAAGCATTAGAATTGTAA